Below is a genomic region from Nilaparvata lugens isolate BPH unplaced genomic scaffold, ASM1435652v1 scaffold5099, whole genome shotgun sequence.
caaagcctgttaaattttaatcatgattaaatacaTCGAGACGAACGAATTCTCATGCCGCATCCACATTTTGGCCAATGAAGGCCATGTTCGACCATgccagtgtgtggatgggtggtttgccagtgCTGGCTTTCATTGGACACTGGTCACATTGCAGGttgggccaacatgtagatGCGGTAttagagaagccttcttttggAAATAGCctgctctgattagttctctTCTCAACCAATCATGGTTAagattcaacaggcttttgtgcaaccgggccttagaaaCATAGGCTTGCATGAGAAAGTCTCAATCCGGCAACGCATATATTTTGATCTACTGGAAGCTCAGATCTCAACATATTCTAGGCTGAGTTTTTACAATTCATGTTCGATTGAACACTTTCATGTTGATTGAAATGGTTTTGTGTTTGATTTGCAGGGACGTCTTATATCTCACTCTGGGCGACGATAATTCGCTGCATCGATGGGAGATCACGACACTTCTATGGAGGAGTCAAGGCCAACAAACTTGAAGAAAGTAAGTAGAAACAGTGTTTCAATTTCTTTCAAAGTCTTCATACTTTTTGAAGTGTTGTTACATCAACACGCGCATTTTGCTATCCAGCAGCTGTACAGatataccgggtgtttcaaaaagaatgacccaattttaaacagttatatttattttttaaaatggtgcacacaaaccaataaatttttacatcaaattactcacagaagtatcgagtttattatgatgtattataagtgttctatgtgacctccttttgaggctcgggcGACATCTaaacggtagccaaattcattccagactgttcgcaagatgtcttctcagactgtagctactgcatcagtacTTATCCTGGTTTTTTGcgcctcaatatcaagtgctaagggaggaacaacgTTAAAGATCGTGTTTATCTTCCTCCCTCAATATCGTGTTTATCTTAATCGCCTCagtatcaagtgctaagggaggaacaacgTTAAAGATCATGTTTATCTTCCTCCCCCAATATCGTGTTTATCTTAATcgcctcaatatcaagtgctaaggagGAACAACGTTAAGATCGTGTTTATCTTCCTCCCTCAATATCGTGTTTATCGTAATcgcctcaatatcaagtgctaaggggaGAACAACGTTAAAGATCGTGTTTATCTTCCTCCCTCAATATCGTGTTTATCTTAATcgcctcaatatcaagtgctaagggaggaacaacgTTAAAGATCGTGTTTATCTTCCTCCCTCAATATCGTGTTTATCTTAATcgcctcaatatcaagtgctaagggaggaacaacgTTAAAGATCGTGTTTATCTTCCTCCCTCAATATCGTGTTTTCGTAATcgcctcaatatcaagtgctaaggagGAACAACGTTAAAGCGTGTTTTATCTTCCTCCTCAATATGTGTTTATCTTAATcgcctcaatatcaagtgctacgAGGACAACGTTAAAGATCGTGTTTATCTTCCTCCCTCAATATCGTGTTTATCTTAATcgcctcaatatcaagtgctaagggaggaacaacgTTAAAGATCGTGTTATCTTCCTCCCTCATATCGTGTTTATCTTAATcgcctcaatatcaagtgctaagggaggaacaacgTTAAAGATCGTGTTTATCTTCCTCCCTCATATCGTGTTTATCTTAATCGCCtcatatcaagtgctaagggaggaacaacgTTAAAGATCGTGTTTATCTTCCTCCCTCAATATCGTGTTTATCTTATCGCCtcatatcaagtgctaagggaggaacacgTTAAAGATCGTTTTATCTTCCTCCCTCAATATCGTGTTTATCTTAATCTAATcgcctcaatatcaagtgctaagggaggaacaacgTTAAGATCGTGTTTATCTTCCTCCCTCAATATCGTGTTTATCGTAATcgcctcaatatcaagtgctaagggaggaacaacgTTAAAGATCGTGTTTATCTTCCTCCCTCAATATCGTGTTTATCTTAATcgcctcaatatcaagtgctaagggaggaacaacgTTAAAGATCGTGTTTATCTTCCTCCCTCAATATCGTGTTTATCTTAATcgcctcaatatcaagtgctaagggaggaacaacgTTAAAGATGGTGTTTATCTTCATCCCCTAGCACTTGATATGAGGAGCAAACAAAACcagataactgatgcagtagctacagtctgagaagacatcttgcgaacagtctgggatgaatttggctaccgtccaGATGTCCCCCAAGCCtcaaaggagggcacatagaacacttataatacatcatcatataATCGATAcctctgtgagtaatttgatgtaaaaatttattggtttgtgtgcaccattttttaaataattatattttattgtcattaaactttgaaaaaaagcAATAGACAACGTCCATCGTTATTTGCGTATACACATCAACATATAcatataaaattaaacaataaataacagAACTTTACATAATAAAATACCAATACATTTAACTTAGAATGATTGAACCATCATTCAAAGCTAGGAACTCAGTAATACATAAAAGGGATGTCCAACCAGCCACTCCTGAAGCTTACGTCTAAGAACGCTGATGGATAGTCCTATCACCTGTCTAGATAGCTTATTGTAGCTTTTGATCCCAATTAACTTCGTAGCTCTTTGTTGATTCTTCAGTCGGTTAAAGGTACATTTATCATTTCACGATGCAGAGTGAATGCTCATGTATGTCCTGCCTACGTTCAAGTGAGATATATTGTCATTGTATACAGTATATCTTAAGAGGTTaacttaaaataaatataactgtttaaaattgggtcattctttttggaACACCCGTTATTAAGCATAGGTGTGCATTACGTACTAAATTGTATGCTAAAAGTCTGGCAATTTacaagatatttgactgaaatatttcaactgcaagcagcTAGTTGTAATGAGGAAGGTTGCCATGCCACACTGCTCGGATTATTCGAGGCAAAGttgtcattttcaataattataatcatgtCGCTTgaagttgctgaatttttcaagcGTTTTGTCTCTGTTTTCGCTATTGTTGTCCCAGCTATTGTGATGGCATATGGCGGACTCCATACAAACTATAGAACTCAGTGAATTATATTCTCACTGCGCCGTTCACTTTTACAAATAATGCTGATGTGGAATTCAGCTTTAGTGTATGGCTTTAGACTATCTCATGTTTCACAATGCCAAAGATTACTTGGATGATATTTTGTAATAATCATTTATGCAATGTCTATTTGTATGGTTACTCTAAAActctatttgtattttatacttAGAAAACTCTATTTGTACTGAATACTTAGGAAATTGTATTGTACAATTAcggtatcctatactattaacgagcaacttctgtttatatgtttagatgtttatagtttgtattcaccggatctcgaaacggctctaacgattctcacgaaattcagacaagtaggtttataatatataaagattcgattgcactaggtcccatccctgggaaaactcgttgaaggacattaaaagataattattattcatccttggaaaacagctgatacaaTTATTTCGTCCTCTATTGGTgtaagtgagtgagcgagttcatgtgtgtgggactgtgtcaaaattatgactcagctgttgaacttttgtaatcattcaatcaggtacttagtgccggttgcaaaagtcgggttattttcaatcctgattaattccagtagatccatcttttgtgaaatggtcttctctgatttggttcacatgtaattaatcaggattaaaatttaaccggcttttgtgcaaccgggctttgtgaggaaaatttttgcattcctaggaattaaactcaatttactgtgattagatagaacatttctgtatgcgctatgaatgttattataatttcttgtttcgtaatacattttttatgcttttgtactccagagcgaagctcggtccccgatattgtattttttattgtaatacattttcgccacactgcacagaaagcagctgttttccagtccctacgtagatctgaaagaccttgtttgcagacgacgtcagaaaagggtttcttttccggtctaggccagaaagttgtctctttccagccgctcatggaagtagttaataagtcatccgctagatcgggcgagtgtccactttcatcatcagctgaagtcgccatgatttcagttccagtttcgaatcaaactaattcgctttgcaaccagttttatcaatatttattgttgattagtgcattccgaattttcaaaaatgcttgaagatgacgtggtatttcaagtgaaattttaaaagaatctgaaatcctgactgcaaatcttctaccactaaaatcaagagataggtacgatagcttaacgagtattctttattttgtattctttatttattttgtcagcaacctgtagtgtggcgaaaaaatcgttcgcaccacgggcaaaaatgtttttccagctctcaatctttctagtcctcggcctacggcctcggactgaaaaccgatttcgagctggaaaaatctcattttctgctctaggtgcgaaatatactatttcgggACGGATTCACACTTTCTAGTTTTCCTGCCCTGTTGAACCATGTGAATAGCTGAATTTTATCCTAAAGAATTAGATGTTTGTTTTGaaagcaatttatttattattttgatggaTGAATGTTTGTGTTTGAGGTTGAATAAGATAACGGTGATGCGACTGGAGTCTAGTGGTCGTAATCTACTATTGGGCTTGGAGGGAGGCAATGTCAACCTTCTCAATGTGGCCACTTTCGAATTCTCATCGGCCATCATATTCCAGGACAAAATTGTGCAAAGGTCAGTCTTAAAATAGGATATCAAATTTatactttattcaataaattgcaCACTTGACAACATTGACAGCGTTTCATGTtgcaatttaaacaagaaaaaatcCATACTAGAAACCACATAAATCAAGCAAAAATACAATAGGTATTGTTTGTAAAATCTAATTTGTCCAAGAAAAAATCTTAGTCATCCATAGATTCATAATCTtagacgattggcagcccatcatgagtcacgtcttcatcaacacgacaacaccgaagtcattcaactactagacaacactgaactcacaaggaggttgaagagaacaaagccttTCGAgctggtgtagtgctagtgaagagaaaaaagtaaaataatttaaagtgtagtgaaagaatttaaagtagtgaaattataaattggaactgtaggcttcactggaaggctttagcaataaaaattgatattttaggataagaattagagaacaaaattaatggtagtcctagtgactagttttaatagaaataatttttaaaaaaatccaattttatagttttcatgtttattttgtactaaaattTCATAAAAGTCTACTCGTGAAACTCTACCTTATTTCGGACTGTGTCATTACCtataatttggaagaaaaatagcacgaggactaccttattattttatctaccaatgttattacattagtgtcatttgtatcataaataaataaacaaggcTATCACAAGTGGCATTACATGTTGTTTTTTTCATAGATAGTGATGCTATCTTGCGGTAGCCACACAACGAATATAAAATCCCCCATTGTCTACAGACATGTTTATTTGGATGTGCGCGACATAATGAATGCGCTGTAGTATCGTGTTTATAGATCACACCAACGAGCTATTATAGTAAACTATAGTAAGCTATAGTAAACTATTATAGTTTACTATAATAGCTCGTTGGATCACACGTTTAGTTGAAGACTGACAATAAAATCAGTGTTCAGTCCAGCTCTGAAAGACCACTCTTATGGGGTCTTTAAGGTTTCAGGAAAAACATTTAAGAATGAGATATTATCAAAAGTTCTAAGTTGGGATTATCCCCGCTCAGCTCGGCCGaacgagtatgaatagtcccgtTAGAatttatgggaataatattttccGAACACGTATCCTTATAATAACGCATCCACACTTTTGCCAGTAGTGTATTGTTCGCCGATGATGCCAACTTTCTCATCATAGGTGATACTATCCAGCAGATGCAGAGTGGGGAGAAAAGGTGGTAGAGAGCATTCGAAATTGGTGTGAAGCAAATAAAATCAAGGTGAATATTGAAAAGACATGCTATCTCAGTTTCTCCATAAATCATTTCAACGCTCCTGACACCTTCTACTTCGATATGGACTTAAAACAGGTCAAACCAGCAAATGTATGCAGCTTCCTGGGTTTGAAAATGGATTCTGGTTTGAGATGGAATGATCACATCGACGAATTGATTAAACGACTCAGTAAGGCCACATTCGCAATGCTACACTAGCAAGAACAATGCATCAGCAGATAGTCTTCTCCGCTTACTATGGATACTTTCAGCCTCTTCTTACCTACGGATTACTTTTCTGGGGCACGTCACCGGAAATTATCAGGGTATTCAGAGCACAGAAGAGTGATAAGAATAATGCTCAAAAAAACCGCCTGGAACGAACTCCATGTAGAGAATTATTCCGATCAACAGGGACGCTCACACTACCTTGCCTGTATATTCTGGAGTCTGTAGCATTTGGTTCCAGCATGCATCGACGTGGACAAGAGGTGCTGACCTACACAATTATAACACGCGCTCAAGGAACACCTATCGAATACAACAACATAGGACATCGTTCTACGAGAAAAATCCAATTCACATGAGCCAAAAAATGATCAACTCCCTGCCGCACCATCTTGAGGACATTGACAATAGAGTGCAgctcaagaaaaaattgaaggacTGGCTGGCTGATAAGTGAGATAAGTGTTTTTATGACATGAATGACTTTTTgttgtgattttattttgtaatatgtaattttattttgtaatatgtgACGATTGCCAAATAACTTTATTGTTGTACATGCAAAgagtaataattcaaattcaaagtacGTACAAATGACAAGCGTCAGAGTGGAtggtggtttgccagcgctcgcCTTCATTGGCCTTCGCTTGCCATTGCTCCGATTCTTGTCGAGAGAAGGCGAGTGGCCAGCCGAGCATCCACAAgtggtcacattgcagtgtgcATGGCAAGACCAACGTGGCCAagctaatattaaaaatatatttctgatGAAGGTGATTATCGAAAGATTATCTTGAATAAACCTTGAAATAAAACATCAAATACAATGTCACAatctaaatatttcatcttaactttgaaaattcattaagttatgaaattattgaaaaatataatttctagctcaataaaatataattaactattttaaatgagaatgaacagttaatattacatcaatgaacctgtatcagctaccgtctatagaaggcattgacaagactgaggatcggcaacgttgttctcctatctttctccactgcaattataacgtggacctcactataggcaagCCACTTGGTCAGCGACTGGGTGATAGTGTGGATAAGGCCCTATAAGCCCAGTTTTCATGAGATGTTTTAGGctgggcgcacaccagttagtcaaaacaagacatgatcaaacacgtttagtcacaatacttcacattgctgcttatgacgcaactcacactgattagtcattgcaattagacttTGTCTAATTAGAATTTATGTCTTCATatgcaactatgtgaagtattttgactgaacgtgtctgatcatgtcttgtcttagcttgactaactggtgtgcgcttAGCCTTACTGTGTGGCGCAAttgaatattgtattgtgttgttGTGTTTTGCAGTGTGGAGGAAGACTACAAGATCAACCCGGGCGCAGTGGAGGCAATAGAGGAGCAGCCGGGCAATCCAGACAATGTGCTCATTGGCAACAACCGAGGTCTCATGGTCCTCTGGAACAGGAAGACATCTACTGCCGAACAGGTACAATCTATCATTGAATTACTATTATTTCGTCGCATTATACCGCCTTGAATGAGCATAGCTCCAACGGTGTACATGTCAAATGGTTTTCCTTTCGAGGGGAAAAAAGGTTCCGTTCTAAAAAGTTTAGGtcccatcataataattatgaaataactcTAAAACTTCAACAGACATTCAACTCGATCAGAACCGGAGAAAATCTCATAGCGCTCTCTCAATGAATACGGACATGCATCCACCAAAACACATGTTTCAATAGGGCAACAATAAACTTACCGAGATTGACAATATTCTTATTTGTCAGGCAATTGAAAACTCTTATTCCCGTATAATGTGGCCCCCCAGCTGTGTCAATATACAGTATTctacacaaataaaaatataaatctgagtactcTTTTTAAGTTATTtcatcacgacatgtttcggctactatgcaattttcaagtcaaaataaactttttcctccacctactgtcaaaagtacttattttactccctgaaacatgatactaaagtgtcactttttcgctctcggtactaaaaaacagaaaactccctagggagtaaaagtgactccatttaaataacatgggaagcatctctattttaaaaacgtacatttggaataggtcagaaggtctaagctcagatgaggaagcatttagagtagtcattaaaccaactaaattcaatacctcaaccagacatttgatcgatatataaaatttatgtttgtatgctgaaattattattacaaacttcatatcactatactaaaaaaatgtatatattttttttttattccatgttattcaaaataccagccaacgaatattacttattaactaatcaaatttgaaacgggaaattcatcatagctgtagttttggctgtcattgttgttacaactttagccgacagatagtgctgtcggaggagaactatgattacaagccagctgtttctgtttactttttagattaaacatgttgtaacacattgtttggtcacatacgtttttaaacattattttattagcagtttttataaaaatgtaggtggaggaaaaatgttgtgtatatcacgagtgaaaaatgttttttcttcctcaggaaaattgttgccctcggcttcgcctcgggcttcaacttttccctcagggagaaaaaacagcacttttcactctagatatacaaataactatttatttatattaaaagtagccctaaagaaaaaaggaCAGTATTCTGCACATATGTGTAGAATACTGGAGGGTAGTCATTATATCATGTACTGTGGAGTATTTGTGTacgtttttattttccatttattttttaaaactttaatatAAAAGATACAATATCCAAGAAATAAAGGGCTGGGATTGTTAGAAGTTGGCGTTTCTTTAAAATTGGCCTACATGAAACAACTAAAGACAACTTCCTCAATCACCTTAGTGACTCCCTCGATCGCCTTATTTTGCTttcgaaaaataatttgaaggtTAGTTGCACTGCTACCCCAGAATTGAATAGTGAGACAGAAAATAGTCATGATAAACAAATGGCGCCGTTTTCTCGTTAGataattcagttattgttttcaaAGCAAAGATTGCACGGGATATTTTGACAGCCAGAGCTCTTGAATGGCCATCCTACTTCACATTCCTTTGCAGTTCCACTCCAAGAAATTTAACGAGTTCAGCCGAGTGACATTCACCTCCCGTTCCAGAGTAGAGGGTGTCAACCGTGCCCCCCTGAATCTGTATACTAATGAATTGCTGTTCTGCTGGACAAAACAGAATCCTCGAAAAAGCATTGGTAGTTATGGGAGTTCTCAATGTGTGGACTCTGCCATGAGAGCAAGCTGCAGTCTCGTTAGTGGCTGGCTTAAGGATGTGaacacattgaatgcgtatatgtgcaagtgcaagcttGTTTATGCATGACtaagcgtgcagatgagaaacaaaatctggaaagagtaATAGGAGCACTCATACTGAACGCTttcacttgctggttgcgttcagtgtgagcagctacatgcaagtcaacACTTGCTTCAATggcacttttcaaattttgttttttgactCATGCATGATCTGTCTGACGTTCaattgcacatatacgcattcagTATAATCACACCCCAATTCGGAACATCAGGAGGATGAAACTCAAGAGGTGtctcattataataaattaatcaaattctTCTTTAAATTACTTTTTACGAAAACAGGTATGTAGTTCGTTAGAACAACCCGAGATGTCTAAGGACCGTATTCACCAAAACGAAAACTTGGTTTGAGCGTCAGTTGATTCTAAATGGACAAAAAATCATATTGCAAAATCATCTGACTTTGAACCAATTGCCTCTCAAACCTAGTTTTCGTTTTTGGTGAATTTGGGCCTTAATTCGTAAAATTTTGTGTTGCAGACGTTCATAAGTTCCCAGCAGTTGGAAAGTGTGAGTTGGGAAGCAGACGGCCAGCAGTTTGTGTCGGCGCACAACGACGGTAGCTATGCCTATTGGGGATGCACCAGCAGTAAACCCCAGGAGGAGCCCAGCACACCCTACGGGCCCTTTCCCTGCAAGGCTATCACTAGCATTGTGTGGGCGCATGATGCTAACCAGCCCACGTGAGTTGCTAATAACGAACTATATAACGAATAAACTATTCATCGGAATTCGAGAGAGAAatggtacaggctcagcctagttttttctccatggtcataattattatattatgattatagtgttattatacaataa
It encodes:
- the LOC120355876 gene encoding LLGL scribble cell polarity complex component 2-like; translation: TSYISLWATIIRCIDGRSRHFYGGVKANKLEETSCNEEGCHATLLGLFEAKLSFSIIIIMSLEVAEFFKRFVSVFAIVVPAIVMAYGGLHTNYRTQLNKITVMRLESSGRNLLLGLEGGNVNLLNVATFEFSSAIIFQDKIVQSVEEDYKINPGAVEAIEEQPGNPDNVLIGNNRGLMVLWNRKTSTAEQTFISSQQLESVSWEADGQQFVSAHNDGSYAYWGCTSSKPQEEPSTPYGPFPCKAITSIVWAHDANQPTQDLLLFSGGMTRASYGDKNTITALRGKHVSEGKHVIFDFTSKIIDFFTISVPDGGKGVSALIVLAEEELVAIDLAGEEWKMLCLPYLVSLHASAITCATYVSDVPADTWHDITQVGRMQNSGLYSDAEWPINGGICEADGDDDGEGKGEEVEVEGSRDILLTGHEDGSVRFWSAGGVALSPLYTFASKQAMHAQDDDDILVEHPVDEAADNGEVEEDEDWPFRKVSSD